Proteins encoded in a region of the Trichosurus vulpecula isolate mTriVul1 chromosome 9, mTriVul1.pri, whole genome shotgun sequence genome:
- the TIGD7 gene encoding tigger transposable element-derived protein 7: MNKRGKYTTLNLEEKMKVLSRIESGHSLKSVMDEFGISKSTFYDIKKNKKLILDFVLKQDMPLVGAEKRKRTTGAKYGDVDDAVYMWYQQKHSAGVPVRGVELQAAAERFAQCFGRTDFKASTGWLFRFRNRHAIGNRKVCGKQILSSVSENVEPFRQKISTFIKEERLCLAQVYNGDETDLFWKSMPENIQANKKDICMPGRKINKEQLSALLCANADGTHKLKSVIIGKSKQPGSIKDDVNALSVIYKSSKDVWFTREAFSEWFFQNFIPEVRDFQLNVLRLDEKDVKAVLLLDSSPAHPSAESLISNDGKIKCIFFPPNTTSLIQPMNQGVILSCKRLYRWKQLEESLVIFQESDEEQEVRGEKTVAKIQAYNIKSAISNWAKSWDEVKQITIANAWENLLCKKEPEYNIQGLEDGDYREIFGQCGDVESNLDDVRVWLTGGNEAHCRPKMEAVPRKVTEEEEVVEEEVEQHSAKFKLSSVRENLDCLLDFVDATPEFQRFYFTLKEMQQELIKKQCQRRASSKMGNFLKPRVCNIKDSFHLPSTSGSSN, translated from the coding sequence ATGAATAAGAGAGGAAAATACACCACATTgaatttagaggaaaaaatgaaggtCTTGAGTAGAATTGAATCTGGGCACTCTCTTAAAAGTGTAATGGATGAATTTGGAATTAGTAAATCAACAttttatgacattaaaaaaaataagaaattgattTTGGACTTTGTGTTAAAGCAAGATATGCCATTAGTtggagcagagaaaagaaaaagaacgaCTGGTGCCAAATACGGTGATGTTGATGACGCAGTGTACATGTGGTACCAACAAAAGCATTCAGCTGGTGTTCCTGTTAGAGGTGTGGAACTTCAGGCTGCTGCTGAGAGATTTGCACAGTGTTTTGGTCGAACAGACTTCAAAGCCAGTACTGGTTGGCTTTTCAGATTTCGAAATAGGCATGCAATAGGGAACCGAAAAGTGTGTGGGAAACAAATTCTGAGTTCAGTTTCAGAAAATGTTGAACCATTTAGACAAAAGATATCCACGTTCATCAAAGAGGAGAGACTATGTCTGGCTCAGGTGTACAATGGGGATGAGACAGATCTCTTTTGGAAATCCATGCCAGAAAACATTCAGGCAAACAAAAAAGATATATGTATGCCAGGGCGGAAAATAAACAAAGAACAATTGTCAGCTCTTTTGTGTGCAAATGCAGATGGGACCCACAAGTTGAAGTCAGTTATTATTGGAAAATCAAAGCAGCCTGGGTCTATTAAGGATGATGTAAATGCTTTATCAGTAATATACAAATCCAGTAAAGATGTCTGGTTCACCAGAGAAGCATTTTCAGAATGGTTCTTTCAAAACTTCATTCCCGAGGTTAGAGATTTTCAGCTTAATGTCTTGAGGTTGGATGAAAAGGATGTAAAAGCAGTGTTACTCCTAGACAGTTCTCCAGCCCATCCTTCAGCTGAGTCTCTAATTAGTAATGATGGGAAAATCAAATGTATCTTCTTCCCCCCAAATACTACATCATTGATTCAGCCAATGAATCAGGGTGTGATCTTGAGCTGCAAACGACTTTATAGGTGGAAGCAGCTTGAAGAGAGTCTGGTAATCTTTCAAGAGAGTGATGAAGAACAGgaagtaagaggagaaaaaacaGTTGCAAAAATCCAAGCTTATAACATAAAAAGTGCAATTTCTAACTGGGCAAAGAGTTGGGATGAAGTAAAGCAGATAACAATAGCAAATGCATGGGAAAATCTGCTGTGCAAAAAAGAAccagaatataatattcaagGCTTAGAAGATGGTGATTATAGAGAAATTTTTGGACAATGTGGTGATGTAGAGAGCAATTTAGATGATGTCAGGGTGTGGTTAACTGGAGGTAATGAAGCACATTGCCGCCCCAAAATGGAAGCTGTTCCTAGGAAAGTTACCGAGGAAGAAGAGGTTGTTGAAGAGGAGGTAGAACAACATTCAGCAAAGTTTAAATTATCCAGTGTTCGAGAGAATTTGGACTGTCTTCTTGACTTTGTTGATGCTACTCCAGAGTTTCAAAGATTCTATTTCACACTGAAAGAGATGCAACAAGAACTAATCAAAAAACAATGCCAGAGAAGAGCCTCCTCTAAAATGGGTAACTTTTTAAAACCAAGAGTTTGTAATATTAAAGATTCCTTTCATTTGCCTTCAACTTCTGGGTCCAGTAACTGA